The DNA window AGCCGCCGTACCTATGTGGATGCATCGTATTCCTTCGGCTCTTTTAATACACACCGTTCGGCCCTGAACGCCGGTTATACCGCCAAATCCGGCTTCACTATCCAGCTGAACGCTTTTCAGAATTACTCCGACAACAACTATAAAGTATGGGTTAATGTAGCTGATATCAATACCGGTGACTATTATCCCAAACAACATATCCGGCGTTTTCATGATACCTATCATAATGAAACGGTGATTGCCAATGTGGGGGTAGTAGGAAAAAAGTATGCAGATAAACTGCTGGTAGGCATCACCCTGGGCCAGAACTATTCAGAAATACAGACCGGCGCCCGTATGGTCAGCGTTTTCGGTGACTGGCACCGCAGGGGCAGCATCGTGATGCCCAGCCTGAAATACCAGGTGAAAAACCTGTTTGTGAAAGGACTGGATTTCAGTCTCACCGGCAACTACAACTTCGGCTACGAACAAAACATTGATACGGTATACCGCCGCTACAACTGGTTTCAGCAGTATAAACAATACCCCGGCGCCGGCAGTGAAAGAGAACGTTCTATGTACAAATTCCGTAACAACAACGGCCTGGGTACTGCCAACCTCAGCTACCGCCTGAACGAGAGACACTCCTTTATCCTGAACAATGTATATAATACGTTTAGCCGTTCAGGTAAGGATGAATTGTTTCCCAATGATGAAAAATATGATCAGCCTAAAAAAGTGAGAAAAAATATCCTGGGCCTCGGTTATAAATTTGATTACAGCGAAAAATGGAACACTTCTGTATTCGTCAAAAATTATTCTCAGAAAAATAAATACGCTCAAAGCTATAACCCCAGCGGTAACTGGGGCGATGTTGCCTACAAAAACCAGGGAACCAGCTTTAGCAAACAGGGATACGGTATCGCCTCTACGTATTTTATCAAACCTTCGTTGCAGATAAAAGGTTCTTATGAAAAAAGCTACCGCCTGCCGGAAACCGAAGAGCTGTTTGGTGATCTGATCAACCTGGAAGGCAATGTGGACCTGAAGCCGGAGAGCAGCGATAATTTCAACCTCGGCATCAGCTATCAGACACATATTCAGGAGGCACATCGTTTCAGCTTTGATGGTAATGTATTGTACCGAAACGCCAAAGACTTCATCCGGCCCATGCTGAACCCCAACCAGACCAAACAAACGAATGGCAACCTGGCAGATGTGACCAACCTGGGCTTTGACGGTGAAATCCGTTACTCCTACAAACAACTGTTCACTGCCGGCGTTAATATGACTTATCAAAACCTGCGTAACAACACCCGCTTTGAAGACGGACAGAAAGAGCAAAGTCCGTTGTACCGTGACCGTATTCCCAATATGCCTTACCTCTTTGGTAACGCCGATGCTTCCCTGTTCTTTAAGGATGTGTTGAAAAAAGGCAATACTCTTTCGCTGGGGTACAATTTCCTGTATGTACATGCTTATTATCTGTCATGGCCCAGCCAGGGCGATGAGAAACTGGAGATTCCCCGGCAGTTCTGTCAGGACGTGAACCTGGTATACAGTCTGGCTAATGGAAAATACAATGTATCCGTAGAATGCAAGAACCTGGTGGATAACAGGCTATATGACAATTTCACCCTGCAGAAACCAGGAAGGGCCTTTTATGCCAAGGTGAGATATTTTTTCAGTAAATAATAAGGATAGCGGTTAAATAAATAATTATGAAGAAGATCAGCATACTTTTATTCCTTGCAGCCAGTATTACTGTTGGAATGTCTTCCTGCGATAAGGAGAACACACTGAGCGCGGAAGATTTTCAGGAATACGAACCCAAAGGATTGACAAAATATATTATAACAGCCACGCCTGTAGGAACAACCGGAATAGCCGACTACCTGCTTACTGCAGATGATATCAGCAGTGGCGCTGTTTCTACCAGTGGTAATGGTAAAGAACAGGACGGTTCTTATCGTTATTACCTCACCCATAAAGGAAGGTTCTTCAGCCTTTTATACGGACAGGGAAATCCCGGTGATGTGACGACCTATCGCCTTACCCAGGCTGGTAAACTGGTGCTCACCCGGTTTTTCCAGGCAGAAACGGTGCAGGTACTCACCAAGGTAAATGATGAACTGCTGCTGATGAAAGTGCCCCGCAGTGGTAATGAAAATGCTTCCTGCTATCGTATCGATGCGCTGAAGTCGAGAGTGAATGGTGAAAAACAGATCAACATTGTGAAACTGGCTGCCAATGGAGAACGGGCACATTTTACCTGGGCTACCCAGGTAGGCAATAAAGTATTTGCACCGTATATGAGTATCAAAGGTTGCTGTGGCGATGCTTTCGGTACCGCCTATCCCGATAGCAGCTGGATCGCTGTCTTCTCCTAT is part of the Chitinophaga flava genome and encodes:
- a CDS encoding TonB-dependent receptor, with amino-acid sequence MHIKKILLTGILSILSLFLYAQSSISGQLKDASGTPVPGASLKLQHSAAYAITNDEGFYHFKNIHPGKHILLISAVGYKSQQQAFTLKGGEQLKLNISLQTAISEINAVSVIGRSTSQEVNRQAFNVTAIDARKLYNSTLDLSHALDRVSGVRVRETGGLGSRMNFSLNGFTGKQVKFFLDGVPMDNFGSSFQLNNIPINLAERVEVYKGVVPIWLGADALGGAINIVTNNSRRTYVDASYSFGSFNTHRSALNAGYTAKSGFTIQLNAFQNYSDNNYKVWVNVADINTGDYYPKQHIRRFHDTYHNETVIANVGVVGKKYADKLLVGITLGQNYSEIQTGARMVSVFGDWHRRGSIVMPSLKYQVKNLFVKGLDFSLTGNYNFGYEQNIDTVYRRYNWFQQYKQYPGAGSERERSMYKFRNNNGLGTANLSYRLNERHSFILNNVYNTFSRSGKDELFPNDEKYDQPKKVRKNILGLGYKFDYSEKWNTSVFVKNYSQKNKYAQSYNPSGNWGDVAYKNQGTSFSKQGYGIASTYFIKPSLQIKGSYEKSYRLPETEELFGDLINLEGNVDLKPESSDNFNLGISYQTHIQEAHRFSFDGNVLYRNAKDFIRPMLNPNQTKQTNGNLADVTNLGFDGEIRYSYKQLFTAGVNMTYQNLRNNTRFEDGQKEQSPLYRDRIPNMPYLFGNADASLFFKDVLKKGNTLSLGYNFLYVHAYYLSWPSQGDEKLEIPRQFCQDVNLVYSLANGKYNVSVECKNLVDNRLYDNFTLQKPGRAFYAKVRYFFSK
- a CDS encoding DUF4374 domain-containing protein, yielding MKKISILLFLAASITVGMSSCDKENTLSAEDFQEYEPKGLTKYIITATPVGTTGIADYLLTADDISSGAVSTSGNGKEQDGSYRYYLTHKGRFFSLLYGQGNPGDVTTYRLTQAGKLVLTRFFQAETVQVLTKVNDELLLMKVPRSGNENASCYRIDALKSRVNGEKQINIVKLAANGERAHFTWATQVGNKVFAPYMSIKGCCGDAFGTAYPDSSWIAVFSYPDLNLEKVIRDNRTSFIGNYFNNGLAVTENGDVYAYSPAAAKNSSKPTSKNPSAIIRVPHGTTEFDQTYFFNVQEKSGGHHIASQLYLGNNKMLLMMYDTPGALNGNLKMAMVDVVNQSFEWVKGAPQEIISTSAPYNNNTLSDDGKTGYIGLNTPSGNWIYKIDMATATVTRGLKVEGGTITSITKMIY